The Actinomycetota bacterium genome has a segment encoding these proteins:
- the rpsB gene encoding 30S ribosomal protein S2 — RLKEESQLDLLPAKERIQMEAELEKLEANLGGVADLRRQPDAVFIIDLKKEMLAVREARRLKLPVIALVDTNCDPDEAEYVIPGNDDAIRSGSLLTRVVADAIAAGMSARPPEVIAAAEAAAASSVTLTAGSEEPPAEWEIMLAQQETETKKAKGSAPEAAAKPAAPAAPAKAAAPAAAPAAEAPAEDAEPEADPFQRLLDDTPLPGEDIEEELKAKYKDEDEVKHR; from the coding sequence CGCCTGAAGGAGGAGAGCCAGCTCGACCTGCTGCCGGCGAAGGAGCGGATCCAGATGGAGGCCGAGCTCGAGAAGCTCGAGGCGAACCTGGGCGGCGTCGCCGACCTGCGCCGCCAGCCGGACGCGGTCTTCATCATCGACCTGAAGAAGGAGATGCTCGCGGTCCGCGAGGCACGCCGGCTGAAGCTGCCGGTGATCGCGCTCGTCGACACGAACTGCGACCCGGACGAGGCCGAGTACGTGATCCCGGGCAACGACGACGCGATCCGATCCGGCTCGCTGCTGACCCGCGTGGTGGCAGACGCCATCGCCGCCGGCATGTCGGCTCGCCCGCCGGAGGTCATCGCCGCCGCCGAGGCGGCCGCAGCTTCCAGCGTCACCCTGACCGCAGGCAGCGAAGAGCCGCCGGCGGAGTGGGAGATCATGCTGGCGCAGCAGGAGACCGAGACCAAGAAGGCGAAAGGCTCAGCCCCCGAGGCTGCAGCCAAGCCCGCCGCTCCCGCAGCCCCGGCGAAGGCAGCAGCCCCCGCAGCGGCACCGGCTGCCGAGGCGCCCGCAGAGGACGCCGAACCGGAGGCCGACCCATTCCAGCGCCTTCTCGATGACACACCCCTCCCGGGTGAGGAC